One segment of Paenibacillus sp. FSL R7-0337 DNA contains the following:
- a CDS encoding vWA domain-containing protein, whose product MLRNERYFSKAKNRLQRILPVLLMILCITVSPYAASRASAASAAPSHIDAVLLIDVSNSMNKSDKNKIANEAMKMFIDMLSTQGDKVGIVAYTDKVQREKALLGIKSAGDKEDLKNFIDGLSRGPYTDLAVGMEEAVKVLENGSDPAHEPMIVMLADGNNDLNEASGRKQSDSDKELKAAVESAKQKGYPVYTIGLNADGKLNKNILAGLSAETGGKAFTTNSADDLPQILSEIFASHLKLKVVPVPSITANGDYQDVTVNVPNSSVLEANISIMSSKPVTAKLSDPSGKEVAIPSDKVLLSKSSTYTLIKLLAPEQGDWKLQVKGVPKDKIDINLVFNYDLELKLDALPAKSYGKGDKVEISSHLYSNGAEVTEGSLYQEMKAVLLATDVDTGQVQEIPLDNSGAAFKGTFEIQDSHEYKLKVRAEESSFYRESDELTINAKTGTVATTPPSAGTPAGEEPAEEKTSNALYYIIGGIVLLLAAAAAFWLLRSKANRGFVGQLVVEVVDGNTGEKTYPQYKKLAAFRGKFTLHQLLQLAPELKESEKLVFTPGTHDRLLLRGGEGISVERSGRAADTSRGLELKSGDRVTVSLQTVDKTILLEYLI is encoded by the coding sequence ATGCTTCGTAACGAACGTTATTTCAGCAAGGCCAAGAATAGACTGCAGCGCATATTGCCTGTATTGCTCATGATCTTATGCATCACTGTATCTCCATATGCTGCTTCGCGAGCCAGCGCGGCTTCAGCCGCACCGTCACATATTGACGCTGTGCTGCTGATCGATGTCAGCAACTCGATGAACAAGAGCGACAAGAACAAGATAGCCAATGAAGCGATGAAGATGTTCATAGATATGCTGTCCACCCAAGGCGATAAGGTAGGCATTGTGGCCTACACCGATAAGGTACAGCGCGAGAAGGCGCTGCTCGGCATCAAATCCGCCGGCGACAAGGAGGATCTGAAGAATTTCATCGACGGGCTTAGCCGCGGACCCTACACAGACCTGGCGGTCGGGATGGAAGAAGCAGTGAAGGTGCTGGAGAACGGCAGCGATCCCGCCCATGAGCCAATGATTGTCATGCTGGCGGACGGCAACAATGACCTGAATGAAGCCAGCGGCCGGAAGCAGTCCGATTCCGACAAGGAGCTGAAGGCAGCAGTAGAGTCTGCCAAGCAGAAGGGGTATCCCGTATATACCATAGGGCTGAATGCAGACGGCAAGCTGAACAAGAATATTCTGGCCGGACTGTCCGCCGAGACAGGCGGCAAGGCGTTCACCACGAATTCTGCCGATGATCTGCCGCAGATTCTCAGCGAGATTTTTGCCAGCCACTTGAAGCTGAAGGTGGTGCCGGTGCCGTCCATTACGGCAAACGGCGATTATCAGGACGTAACGGTGAACGTGCCGAACAGCAGCGTGCTGGAAGCGAATATCTCCATTATGTCCTCGAAGCCGGTGACGGCGAAGCTGAGCGATCCTTCCGGCAAGGAAGTTGCTATTCCCTCGGATAAGGTGTTGCTGTCGAAGTCGTCCACCTACACCCTGATCAAGCTGCTCGCGCCGGAGCAGGGGGACTGGAAGCTCCAGGTCAAGGGTGTGCCGAAGGATAAGATCGATATTAATCTGGTGTTCAACTACGATCTGGAGCTGAAGCTGGATGCTCTGCCAGCCAAGTCTTACGGCAAAGGCGACAAGGTGGAGATCTCTTCCCATCTGTACAGCAACGGGGCGGAGGTAACGGAAGGCAGCCTGTATCAGGAGATGAAGGCGGTGCTGCTGGCAACTGATGTCGATACCGGCCAGGTGCAGGAGATTCCGCTGGACAATTCGGGTGCTGCGTTTAAGGGCACTTTTGAGATACAAGACAGTCATGAATATAAGCTGAAGGTCCGGGCCGAGGAGAGCAGCTTCTACCGCGAGAGCGACGAGCTGACGATCAATGCCAAGACGGGAACGGTGGCGACTACCCCGCCGTCAGCAGGCACTCCTGCGGGCGAAGAGCCTGCTGAGGAGAAGACCTCGAACGCGCTGTACTATATCATCGGCGGTATTGTGCTGCTGCTGGCTGCTGCTGCCGCATTCTGGCTGCTGCGCAGTAAGGCTAACCGGGGGTTCGTCGGACAACTGGTAGTGGAAGTGGTGGACGGCAACACCGGAGAGAAAACCTATCCGCAGTACAAGAAGCTCGCCGCCTTCCGCGGCAAGTTCACTCTGCACCAGCTCCTGCAGCTTGCTCCTGAACTTAAGGAGAGCGAAAAGCTGGTCTTCACCCCGGGAACCCATGACCGGCTCCTGCTGCGCGGGGGCGAAGGGATCTCGGTGGAACGCTCAGGGCGTGCTGCTGATACCTCGCGGGGCCTGGAGCTGAAGAGCGGGGACCGGGTAACAGTCTCTCTGCAGACGGTAGACAAGACGATTCTATTGGAATATTTGATCTGA
- a CDS encoding tubulin-like doman-containing protein: protein MKPVVREHIQQLDVSLGGGIVSDKIRVDTIDNPILIIGLGGTGIDALLRLKYQINRRFKLPEDPLSKKKRDKPDNVEFLAFETNEQDRGKKYKGIGLDPQNEFVLLANAEIGGLLQNRSILDSYITDWLSPELSITDGMNGAAGVRQAGRLLLFTKINQVVAAIDKKIKTLSVGTSKKLMVFLLTGLSGGTGSGAFLDIAYIVRGIIERDYGAAGIDRVNTLGYLFTPDVNLSNKSLSEHTREYIRKNGYAALKELDYWMNVDSRGERFRQKYGNILSVNSPLPPFNLCHLISATNTEGKLLENAYDYCMNVTAENITNFMASEEKASGEEFAIHDYISNIRTNIAQMNKTYPANYEYNIIGASSAVLPIEEMTTYLAYRLFDKMDKMFHHAPNQEDVEKMARKLGIDLDTMIKTFESRVPEPLPGYQNSERLSHANVVKNQVVSMDTELEQNFLARAREEYIKSKKQLPGEIAGQFGEELERIFLHPEQGPFYVSRLLYTEKGFCILKLIQSYIEALRESLLRLPRDIETAQESAEDKLGDARSAFVSKEKKKNAYIEAKINEYWLHADVERTEQMIQFYEDLYELLNEENSRIYGVFTEILTALSSIFEKNGDILINGEEQADHKGNKTYYWNIVNVPDISATISKIMDQKDGDDLIRDFTREMLKHSGRWVREQEIDIVRSISEFLSDKFGDLITRSMEDFLVMKYGHEEPLDKFVERIIAGRLDEDAVPIFHLSNSSGSLHFPSWGFVSVPVKAPGILKGVRNYQNNALGKSQFTIKESQVKNRIFWLNTRNGVPLFVYTPLRVFEENYERTILDKEGIGRHLVMTDKDNWTYLPSPIPEKSWGDTYVNPRVRDYNARVRADFARALESGVIIEKGVDENTSSRFSVNFTKPLDLGKLLGAYDLQLDAPRPNLGEVRKAAEELKALRTGGLEREAVKDIFGSINLELAQENLIRSPQLIARVREELAKYDALAAKSQELEALVHQHLDEDKWLDQFIEALYTDTITKKGALYVYDRDEDEDAWEPFANLMKERSYVEYAVYRHFRELDEKSRSLLLRKAARRAGEMTAAEDVTPLLYKLEGMYVSFLEARDALEYERVEHANGDEMYSFYKSLTGKLGSIRRKLK from the coding sequence ATGAAACCGGTAGTAAGAGAACATATTCAACAGCTGGATGTATCGCTTGGCGGAGGGATCGTCAGCGACAAGATTAGAGTGGATACCATCGACAACCCGATCCTCATTATCGGGCTTGGCGGCACGGGTATCGATGCCCTGCTGCGGCTCAAATACCAGATTAACCGCCGCTTCAAGCTGCCTGAAGATCCGTTGTCCAAGAAGAAGCGGGATAAGCCCGACAACGTGGAATTCCTGGCGTTCGAGACCAATGAACAGGACCGCGGCAAAAAATACAAGGGCATTGGCCTCGACCCGCAGAATGAATTCGTGCTGCTGGCCAATGCCGAGATCGGCGGACTGCTGCAGAACCGCAGCATCCTGGATTCTTACATTACAGACTGGCTGTCGCCGGAGCTGAGCATCACAGACGGCATGAACGGAGCCGCCGGGGTGCGCCAGGCCGGACGCCTGTTGCTGTTCACGAAGATCAACCAGGTGGTTGCCGCCATCGACAAGAAGATCAAGACGCTGTCTGTCGGCACCAGCAAGAAGCTGATGGTCTTCCTGCTTACCGGTCTGTCCGGCGGAACCGGCAGCGGGGCGTTCCTGGATATTGCCTACATCGTGCGCGGCATTATTGAACGTGACTACGGCGCAGCCGGGATAGACCGTGTCAATACGCTGGGCTATCTGTTCACACCGGACGTCAACCTGTCGAACAAAAGCCTCAGCGAGCATACCCGCGAGTATATCCGTAAGAACGGGTATGCCGCGCTTAAAGAACTGGATTACTGGATGAACGTGGACAGCCGGGGCGAACGGTTCCGCCAGAAGTACGGCAATATTCTGAGCGTCAACTCGCCGCTGCCGCCGTTCAATCTCTGTCATCTCATCTCCGCAACGAATACGGAAGGCAAGCTGCTGGAGAATGCCTACGATTACTGCATGAATGTGACGGCTGAGAACATCACCAACTTCATGGCCAGTGAAGAGAAGGCATCCGGCGAAGAGTTCGCCATCCATGACTATATCAGCAACATCCGCACGAACATTGCCCAGATGAACAAGACTTATCCTGCCAACTATGAATACAACATTATTGGAGCATCCTCGGCCGTGCTGCCGATTGAGGAAATGACAACCTACCTGGCCTACCGCCTCTTCGACAAAATGGACAAGATGTTCCATCACGCCCCGAATCAGGAGGATGTGGAGAAGATGGCGCGTAAGCTCGGCATCGATCTTGATACGATGATCAAGACGTTCGAGTCCCGTGTGCCGGAGCCGTTGCCGGGCTATCAGAACAGCGAGCGTCTCAGCCATGCGAACGTGGTCAAGAATCAGGTCGTCAGCATGGATACGGAGCTGGAGCAGAACTTCCTGGCCCGTGCGCGTGAGGAATATATCAAATCCAAGAAGCAGCTTCCGGGCGAGATTGCCGGACAGTTCGGCGAAGAGCTGGAGCGCATCTTCCTTCATCCCGAGCAGGGGCCGTTCTATGTGTCCCGGCTGCTGTACACCGAGAAGGGCTTCTGCATCCTGAAGCTGATCCAGTCTTATATAGAAGCGCTGCGCGAGAGCCTCTTGCGCCTGCCGCGTGATATTGAGACCGCACAGGAGAGTGCAGAGGATAAGCTGGGCGATGCGCGGAGCGCTTTTGTGTCCAAGGAGAAGAAGAAGAATGCCTATATTGAAGCCAAAATCAATGAATACTGGCTGCATGCCGATGTGGAGCGCACCGAGCAGATGATCCAGTTCTATGAGGATCTGTATGAACTGCTGAATGAAGAGAACAGCCGGATCTACGGTGTGTTCACCGAGATTCTGACCGCGCTCAGCTCGATCTTCGAGAAGAACGGTGACATTCTGATTAATGGCGAAGAACAGGCTGACCACAAGGGCAACAAAACCTACTATTGGAATATCGTCAACGTGCCGGATATCTCGGCGACCATCTCCAAAATCATGGATCAAAAGGATGGCGATGATCTGATCCGTGACTTCACACGCGAGATGCTGAAGCATTCAGGGCGCTGGGTAAGGGAGCAGGAGATTGATATTGTCCGCTCCATATCCGAGTTCCTCAGCGACAAGTTCGGGGATCTGATTACCCGCTCGATGGAGGATTTCCTGGTGATGAAATACGGGCACGAGGAGCCGCTGGATAAGTTCGTGGAGCGGATTATTGCCGGACGTCTGGATGAGGATGCGGTGCCGATTTTCCACCTCAGCAACAGCTCAGGCAGTCTGCACTTCCCGTCCTGGGGCTTCGTCTCTGTGCCGGTGAAGGCACCGGGGATTCTGAAGGGTGTGCGGAATTATCAGAACAATGCACTCGGCAAATCGCAGTTCACGATCAAGGAGAGCCAGGTGAAGAACCGGATTTTCTGGCTGAATACACGCAACGGGGTGCCGTTGTTCGTATACACGCCGCTGCGGGTATTTGAGGAGAACTATGAACGGACCATCCTGGATAAAGAAGGCATTGGACGCCATCTCGTGATGACGGACAAGGACAACTGGACCTATCTGCCTTCACCGATCCCGGAGAAGTCATGGGGCGATACTTACGTGAACCCGCGCGTCCGTGATTATAATGCCAGAGTGCGTGCGGATTTCGCCCGGGCGCTGGAATCCGGTGTCATTATAGAGAAGGGTGTGGACGAGAACACGAGCAGCCGCTTCTCCGTGAACTTCACGAAGCCGCTGGATCTGGGCAAGCTGCTGGGCGCTTATGATCTGCAGCTGGATGCGCCGCGTCCGAATCTGGGTGAAGTGCGCAAGGCTGCTGAAGAGCTCAAAGCGCTCCGTACAGGAGGTCTTGAACGCGAAGCCGTGAAGGATATCTTCGGCAGCATTAATCTGGAGCTGGCCCAGGAGAACCTGATCCGTTCCCCGCAGCTCATTGCCCGTGTCCGTGAGGAGCTGGCGAAATACGATGCGCTGGCAGCCAAGTCACAGGAGCTGGAGGCGCTGGTGCATCAGCATCTGGATGAAGACAAATGGCTGGACCAGTTCATCGAAGCGCTGTACACCGATACCATCACCAAAAAAGGTGCGCTCTATGTCTATGACCGTGACGAGGACGAGGATGCCTGGGAGCCGTTCGCCAATCTGATGAAGGAACGCAGCTATGTGGAGTATGCCGTCTACCGCCATTTCCGTGAGCTGGATGAGAAAAGCCGCAGTCTCCTGCTCCGCAAGGCAGCACGCCGGGCCGGAGAGATGACCGCAGCCGAAGATGTAACTCCGCTGCTGTATAAGCTGGAAGGGATGTATGTCTCGTTCCTGGAGGCACGTGACGCTCTGGAATATGAGCGGGTAGAGCATGCCAACGGAGATGAAATGTACAGCTTCTACAAGAGCCTGACCGGCAAGCTTGGCAGCATCCGCAGAAAGCTGAAGTAG
- a CDS encoding transcription initiation factor TFIID produces the protein MIRDQALQYAEQYAALEEAQHNKGDGRSSIHYPALFLFLGDKVTPAIGPVLERCQRKWDNAGGVMALHAGSHNGSGSTQEKEGVKGRIGSGNSSVHERVMHMTLPDTAGRDPRTVRRELYREFHEDSQYLAGMNRTLRSLSNSIADYGRLYSSFDVIHLSVITRVDDPQNVLLPEIVLLARAILSQSFKSVQIDLYALINEREQGDNFGYSSSVGLACLRELDGMQAADYALSAPLLVTEEGLSIPVAHGPSPLFDLVYLLSDKNERGLMSVHGMDDNYEIIAHISLLKNRVRPAADQASGHGGYNNMTFKSGIRGSTGRQGYASAGFSAVRRPNRQIALAVLYHALHYLSGRLRAGHPRSLKERQAMLGLGADTLRDRAAELLPEQSALAEMTGLMSHGRPSYSQLRMLSLREAEELLFGEGAQAYFRSNFAEVSVRRAAGIDPAREWAGVLAAEEAGAFPVTFYQLAEWTSEKTGEGSVLQALRQHMGGLRSALLSAQEELERLYAESVERQPFQRVPLLDKRTVRNFIHYLFESVYGKKYEILLLESELALCLRYDAALEQLHADSRTKVAAMDALEEDLHSLALVSIGRSKEAVDQNIMEYYRSVTDDVMKDIETRRGAGIFFSERFMGSLSGLLVQGGGQAVAERLIELCRRELLTAGPFTLPFEEELLRRANVAAAYENRDIVSKEELFKQLYRSLEEEAAMNVRLFEYTQEHRHEEKYFFGDSSSEFLRYAFSADETTRIYRLGFVHEQRRSGVEKLNLMGGFHLEDLLYYRNGKVYYETYAGNGYQLHGLEEAQLPVMR, from the coding sequence ATGATCAGAGATCAGGCCTTACAATATGCCGAGCAATACGCTGCTTTGGAGGAAGCACAGCATAATAAGGGGGATGGGCGCAGCAGTATCCATTACCCTGCGCTGTTCCTGTTCCTGGGCGATAAGGTGACCCCGGCCATCGGCCCTGTGCTGGAACGCTGTCAGCGCAAATGGGACAATGCGGGCGGCGTGATGGCGCTGCATGCCGGTTCACATAACGGCAGCGGCAGTACGCAGGAGAAGGAGGGGGTCAAGGGGCGGATCGGCAGCGGAAACAGCAGCGTCCATGAACGTGTGATGCACATGACCCTGCCGGATACGGCAGGGCGTGATCCGCGTACGGTCCGGCGTGAGCTGTACCGTGAATTTCATGAGGATAGCCAGTATTTGGCCGGAATGAACCGGACGCTGCGCAGCTTAAGCAACAGCATAGCGGATTACGGGCGGCTTTATTCCTCTTTTGACGTTATCCATCTGTCTGTCATTACACGGGTCGATGACCCGCAGAATGTGCTGTTGCCGGAGATCGTGCTGCTGGCCCGCGCAATTCTCAGCCAGTCGTTCAAATCAGTACAGATTGATCTGTACGCGCTGATTAACGAACGGGAGCAGGGGGATAACTTCGGCTATTCCAGCTCGGTCGGGCTGGCTTGTCTGCGTGAGCTGGACGGGATGCAGGCGGCGGATTATGCCTTAAGCGCTCCGCTGCTGGTTACGGAGGAAGGGCTGTCCATTCCAGTGGCGCATGGCCCTTCTCCGCTGTTCGATCTGGTCTATCTGCTCTCCGACAAGAACGAGCGCGGACTGATGTCGGTCCATGGGATGGACGACAATTACGAGATTATCGCCCACATCAGCCTGCTCAAGAACCGGGTCCGGCCTGCGGCCGATCAGGCCTCCGGGCATGGCGGCTACAATAATATGACGTTCAAAAGCGGCATCCGCGGCAGCACAGGCAGACAAGGCTACGCGTCTGCCGGCTTCTCGGCGGTGCGGCGGCCGAACCGCCAGATTGCGCTGGCGGTACTGTACCATGCGCTGCATTATCTGTCCGGGCGGCTGCGTGCAGGCCACCCCCGTAGTCTTAAGGAGCGGCAGGCGATGCTTGGCCTTGGAGCGGATACCCTGCGTGACCGCGCGGCGGAATTGCTGCCGGAGCAGTCCGCTCTCGCCGAGATGACCGGGCTGATGAGCCACGGGCGCCCGTCCTATTCACAGCTGCGCATGCTCTCACTGCGCGAGGCCGAGGAACTGCTGTTCGGGGAAGGGGCGCAGGCTTACTTCCGCAGTAATTTTGCGGAGGTGTCCGTGAGAAGGGCGGCGGGCATCGACCCGGCCCGGGAGTGGGCCGGAGTGCTGGCGGCCGAGGAGGCAGGAGCCTTCCCGGTCACCTTCTACCAGCTGGCGGAATGGACCAGTGAGAAGACGGGTGAGGGCAGCGTGCTGCAGGCCTTGCGCCAGCATATGGGCGGTCTGCGTTCCGCCCTGCTCTCCGCGCAGGAGGAGCTGGAGCGGCTCTATGCGGAGAGCGTGGAGCGTCAGCCGTTCCAGCGGGTGCCGCTGCTGGACAAACGGACGGTGCGCAATTTCATTCATTATCTGTTCGAGTCCGTCTACGGCAAGAAGTATGAGATTCTGCTGCTGGAGAGCGAGCTGGCCCTCTGTCTCCGCTATGACGCTGCACTGGAGCAGCTGCACGCAGACAGCAGAACGAAGGTTGCGGCGATGGATGCTTTGGAGGAGGATCTGCACAGCTTGGCCCTCGTCAGCATTGGCCGCAGCAAAGAGGCCGTAGATCAGAACATCATGGAGTATTACCGCAGTGTGACCGACGATGTCATGAAGGATATCGAGACCCGGCGCGGTGCGGGGATCTTCTTCAGCGAGCGGTTCATGGGTAGTCTCTCCGGGCTGCTAGTGCAAGGAGGCGGCCAGGCTGTTGCCGAGCGGCTGATTGAGCTGTGCCGCCGGGAGCTGCTTACGGCGGGACCGTTCACGCTTCCGTTCGAGGAGGAGCTGCTGCGGCGCGCTAATGTCGCAGCCGCTTACGAGAACCGGGACATCGTCTCCAAGGAGGAGCTGTTCAAGCAGCTCTACCGCAGTCTGGAGGAGGAGGCGGCGATGAATGTCCGCCTGTTCGAGTATACGCAGGAGCACCGGCATGAAGAGAAGTACTTCTTCGGCGACAGCTCCTCCGAATTCCTGCGCTATGCCTTCAGTGCTGACGAGACCACCCGCATCTACCGGCTCGGCTTCGTACATGAGCAGCGCCGCAGCGGCGTAGAGAAGCTGAACCTGATGGGCGGCTTCCACTTGGAAGACTTGCTCTACTACCGCAACGGCAAGGTCTATTACGAGACTTATGCCGGCAACGGATACCAGCTCCACGGTCTGGAAGAGGCGCAGCTGCCGGTGATGAGATGA